One Streptomyces sp. NBC_00223 genomic window carries:
- a CDS encoding P-II family nitrogen regulator: MKIITAVVKPHRLDEIKDALQAFGVHGLTVTEASGYGRQRGHTEVYRGAEYTVDLVPKIRIEVLAEDADADQLIEVIVKAARTGKIGDGKVWSLPVDTAVRVRTGERGPDAL, from the coding sequence GTGAAGATCATCACCGCCGTCGTGAAGCCCCACCGGCTCGACGAGATCAAGGACGCCCTGCAGGCGTTCGGGGTCCACGGCCTGACCGTCACCGAAGCCAGCGGATACGGCCGCCAGCGCGGCCACACCGAGGTCTACCGGGGCGCGGAGTACACCGTCGACCTCGTACCCAAGATCCGCATCGAGGTGCTCGCCGAGGACGCGGACGCGGACCAGCTCATAGAAGTCATCGTAAAAGCGGCCAGAACAGGCAAGATCGGAGACGGCAAGGTGTGGAGCCTGCCGGTCGACACGGCCGTCAGGGTACGCACAGGCGAGCGCGGACCCGACGCGCTCTAG
- a CDS encoding [protein-PII] uridylyltransferase → MTDSVEAQDGSYAAARLRLLTQEARSGPPRRAALAALTDQWLASLATEAALVTGTGGYALVAVGGYGRGELSPRSDLDLLLLHDSEKSVAALADRVWYPVWDLGLALDHSVRTPAEARRTAGEDLKVQLGLLDARHLAGDPSLTSHLRSAVLADWRNQAPKRLPALRELCQERGERQGELSYLLEPDLKEARGGLRDATALRAVAASWLADAPREGLEDARTRLLDARDALHLVTGRATDRLALQEQDQVAAALGLLDADALLRQVYEAARRISYAADVTWREVGRVLRARESRPRRRLLGRGRSAPTTHAPERVPLADGVVEQEGEAVLALAAKPERDPVLPLRAAAAAAQAGLPLSLYAVRRFSAPSAKPLPVPWPAEAREQLVTLLGAGESTVPVWEALEAEGLITRLLPDWERVRCRPQRNAVHRFTVDRHLVETAVRAAGLTRRVGRPDLLLTAALLHDIGKGWPGDHSEAGEVIARDLAARIGFGPADVDTLALLVRHHLLLIETATRRDLDDPETIRVVAETVRDTSTLELLAALTEADALATGPAAWSTWRASLLADLVERVAEALVGGALPDTAERDPTAEEERLAVEAARTRGPVLALHAHSEPEAEGDALDEALGVELLLAVPDRPGLVAQAAGVLALHRLTVRAADLRSVDPIGEGQVALLNWRVSAEYGALPETARLRADLARAFDGSLDIESRLAEREAAYPRRRGITPPPPRVSVAPGTSRKATVLEVRAHDAPGLLHRIGLALSAAAVTVRSARISTLGANAVDAFYVVGEDGRPLPEARAAEVARQVEAALR, encoded by the coding sequence GTGACCGACAGCGTCGAAGCGCAGGACGGCAGTTACGCGGCGGCCCGGCTGCGCCTCCTCACCCAGGAGGCGCGGTCCGGGCCGCCGCGCCGGGCCGCCCTGGCCGCCCTCACCGACCAGTGGCTGGCCTCCCTCGCCACCGAGGCGGCCCTGGTGACCGGCACCGGCGGCTACGCCCTGGTCGCCGTCGGCGGCTACGGCCGCGGCGAACTCTCCCCCCGCAGCGACCTCGATCTGCTGCTCCTGCACGACTCCGAGAAATCCGTGGCCGCCCTGGCCGACCGCGTCTGGTACCCGGTCTGGGACCTCGGCCTCGCCCTCGACCACTCGGTGCGCACCCCGGCCGAGGCCCGCAGGACCGCGGGCGAGGACCTGAAGGTCCAGCTCGGGCTGCTCGACGCCCGCCACCTCGCGGGCGACCCGTCCCTCACCTCACATCTGCGCAGCGCCGTCCTCGCCGACTGGCGCAACCAGGCCCCCAAACGGCTGCCCGCACTCCGCGAGCTGTGCCAGGAGCGCGGCGAGCGCCAGGGCGAGCTGTCCTATCTGCTCGAACCCGACCTCAAGGAGGCCCGCGGCGGCCTGCGCGACGCCACGGCCCTGCGCGCGGTCGCCGCCTCCTGGCTGGCCGACGCCCCCCGCGAGGGGCTTGAGGACGCCCGTACCCGCCTTCTGGACGCCCGCGACGCCCTCCACCTGGTCACCGGGCGGGCCACCGACCGGCTCGCCCTCCAGGAACAGGACCAGGTCGCCGCCGCCCTCGGCCTCCTCGACGCCGACGCCCTGCTCCGCCAGGTCTACGAGGCCGCCCGCCGTATCTCCTACGCCGCCGACGTCACCTGGCGCGAGGTCGGCCGGGTGCTGCGCGCCCGTGAGTCCCGGCCCCGCCGCCGGCTGCTCGGCCGCGGCCGCAGCGCCCCCACGACCCACGCGCCCGAGCGGGTGCCGCTGGCCGACGGCGTCGTCGAGCAGGAGGGCGAGGCCGTGCTCGCGCTCGCCGCCAAGCCCGAGCGCGACCCCGTACTCCCGCTGCGGGCCGCCGCTGCCGCCGCCCAGGCCGGGCTGCCGCTGTCGCTGTACGCCGTGCGCCGCTTCAGCGCTCCCTCGGCCAAGCCGCTGCCCGTGCCCTGGCCCGCCGAGGCCCGCGAACAGCTCGTCACCCTGCTCGGCGCCGGGGAGTCCACCGTCCCGGTCTGGGAGGCGCTGGAGGCGGAGGGCCTGATCACCCGGCTGCTGCCGGACTGGGAACGGGTGCGCTGCCGTCCGCAGCGCAACGCCGTCCACCGCTTCACCGTCGACCGGCACCTGGTGGAGACCGCCGTGCGGGCCGCCGGGCTCACCCGCCGGGTCGGCCGCCCGGACCTGCTGCTCACCGCCGCCCTGCTGCACGACATCGGCAAGGGCTGGCCGGGCGACCACAGCGAGGCCGGCGAGGTGATCGCGCGCGACCTCGCCGCCCGGATCGGCTTCGGCCCCGCGGACGTGGACACCCTCGCCCTGCTGGTCCGGCACCACCTGCTGCTCATCGAGACCGCCACCCGCCGCGACCTGGACGACCCCGAGACGATCCGCGTGGTCGCCGAGACCGTACGGGACACCTCCACGCTGGAGCTGCTGGCCGCCCTCACCGAGGCCGACGCGCTCGCCACCGGGCCCGCCGCCTGGAGTACCTGGCGGGCCTCGCTCCTGGCCGACCTGGTCGAGCGGGTCGCCGAGGCGCTGGTGGGCGGCGCGCTCCCGGACACCGCCGAGCGCGATCCCACCGCCGAGGAGGAGCGGCTCGCCGTGGAGGCGGCCCGCACCCGCGGCCCCGTACTGGCCCTGCACGCGCACAGCGAGCCCGAGGCCGAGGGAGACGCCCTGGACGAGGCACTGGGCGTCGAACTGCTGCTGGCCGTGCCGGACCGGCCCGGGCTCGTCGCCCAGGCGGCGGGAGTGCTGGCCCTGCACCGGCTGACCGTACGGGCGGCCGATCTGCGCTCGGTCGACCCGATCGGCGAGGGCCAGGTCGCGCTGCTGAACTGGCGGGTCTCCGCGGAGTACGGCGCCCTGCCGGAGACGGCCAGGCTCAGGGCCGACCTGGCCCGCGCCTTCGACGGCTCGCTGGACATCGAGTCCCGGCTGGCCGAGCGGGAGGCCGCGTATCCGCGCCGCCGCGGCATCACCCCGCCCCCGCCGCGGGTGAGCGTGGCGCCCGGCACCTCCCGGAAGGCCACCGTCCTGGAGGTCCGCGCCCATGACGCGCCCGGTCTGCTGCACCGCATCGGCCTCGCGCTGTCAGCGGCCGCCGTCACCGTGCGCTCGGCCCGTATCTCCACCCTGGGCGCGAACGCGGTCGACGCCTTCTACGTCGTCGGCGAGGACGGCCGCCCGCTGCCCGAGGCGCGTGCGGCGGAGGTCGCCCGCCAGGTGGAGGCGGCGCTGCGGTGA
- the ffh gene encoding signal recognition particle protein, with the protein MFDTLSDRLSATFKNLRGKGRLSEADIDATAREIRIALLEADVALPAVRSFIANVKQRAVGAEVSQALNPAQQVIKIVNEELVTILGGESRRLRFAKQPPTVIMLAGLQGAGKTTLAGKLGLWLQKQGHTPLLVACDLQRPNAVNQLSVVAERAGVAVFAPEPGNGVGDPVKVAKDSIDYATSRQYDVVVVDTAGRLGIDQEMMRQAADIRDAVRPTEILFVVDAMIGQDAVNTAEAFRDGVGFDGVVLSKLDGDARGGAALSIAHVTGKQIMFASNGEKLDDFDAFHPDRMASRILGMGDVLSLIERAEQTFSQAEAEKMAAKLAKGPKEFTLDDFLAQMEQVRKMGSISKLLGMLPGMGQIKDQINNLDERDVDRTAAIIKSMTPGERQDPHLINGSRRARIAKGSGVEVSAVKSLVERFFEARKMMSRMAQGGGMPGMPGMPGMGGGPGRQKKQQKQAKGRRQSGNPMKRKEEAAAAAARREQQQNQDPNASPFGLPGPGQDFELPDEFKKFMD; encoded by the coding sequence GTGTTCGATACGCTGTCTGACCGCCTCAGCGCGACATTCAAGAACCTCCGGGGCAAGGGCCGTCTGTCCGAGGCGGACATCGACGCCACCGCCCGCGAGATCCGTATCGCCCTGCTCGAAGCGGATGTCGCGCTCCCGGCCGTGCGGTCGTTCATCGCGAACGTCAAGCAGCGGGCGGTGGGCGCCGAGGTCTCCCAGGCGCTCAACCCCGCGCAGCAGGTCATCAAGATCGTCAACGAGGAACTGGTCACGATCCTCGGCGGCGAGTCCCGCCGGCTGCGGTTCGCCAAGCAGCCGCCGACCGTGATCATGCTCGCCGGCCTCCAGGGCGCGGGCAAGACCACCCTCGCGGGCAAGCTCGGCCTGTGGCTCCAGAAGCAGGGCCACACCCCGCTGCTGGTCGCCTGCGACCTCCAGCGGCCCAACGCCGTGAACCAGCTCTCCGTGGTCGCCGAGCGCGCGGGCGTCGCCGTCTTCGCGCCCGAGCCGGGCAACGGCGTGGGCGACCCGGTGAAGGTCGCGAAGGACTCCATCGACTACGCCACGTCCCGGCAGTACGACGTCGTCGTCGTGGACACCGCGGGCCGCCTGGGCATCGACCAGGAGATGATGCGGCAGGCCGCGGACATCCGTGACGCGGTCCGGCCGACCGAGATCCTCTTCGTCGTCGACGCGATGATCGGCCAGGACGCGGTGAACACCGCGGAGGCCTTCCGCGACGGCGTCGGCTTCGACGGCGTGGTGCTCTCCAAGCTCGACGGCGACGCCCGGGGCGGCGCCGCGCTGTCGATCGCGCACGTCACCGGCAAGCAGATCATGTTCGCGTCCAACGGTGAGAAGCTGGACGACTTCGACGCCTTCCACCCGGACCGGATGGCGTCGCGGATCCTCGGCATGGGCGATGTGCTCTCGCTCATCGAGAGGGCCGAGCAGACCTTCAGCCAGGCCGAGGCCGAGAAGATGGCGGCCAAGCTGGCGAAGGGCCCCAAGGAGTTCACGCTCGACGACTTCCTGGCCCAGATGGAGCAGGTCCGCAAGATGGGCTCCATCTCCAAGCTGCTCGGGATGCTCCCGGGCATGGGCCAGATCAAGGACCAGATCAACAACCTGGACGAGCGGGACGTGGACCGCACCGCGGCGATCATCAAGTCGATGACCCCGGGCGAGCGCCAGGACCCGCACCTCATCAACGGCTCGCGCCGGGCCCGGATCGCCAAGGGCTCCGGGGTCGAGGTCAGCGCGGTCAAGAGCCTGGTCGAGCGGTTCTTCGAGGCGCGCAAGATGATGTCCCGGATGGCCCAGGGCGGCGGCATGCCCGGGATGCCGGGCATGCCCGGCATGGGCGGCGGTCCGGGGCGGCAGAAGAAGCAGCAGAAGCAGGCCAAGGGCCGGCGGCAGAGCGGCAACCCGATGAAGCGCAAGGAGGAGGCCGCCGCCGCTGCCGCCCGCCGCGAGCAGCAGCAGAACCAGGACCCGAACGCCTCTCCGTTCGGTCTGCCGGGCCCGGGTCAGGACTTCGAACTGCCCGACGAGTTCAAGAAGTTCATGGACTGA
- a CDS encoding GNAT family N-acetyltransferase → MRVSIREPRTSDAEAHRAAVLRSVEHLRPWNPVDPDGFHELLRRQGHELRTFLIINEEDGGIVGRVNVANIVRARFRNAALGYDSYRPYNGTGRMTEGLRLVVDRCFTSYPDGLGLHRLEINVQPDNSRSVAMAERLGFRHEGFSPRMLFINDAWRDHERFALTAEEWPGLDGPAQAAPRPADS, encoded by the coding sequence ATGCGCGTATCGATCCGAGAGCCCCGTACCAGTGACGCCGAAGCCCATCGGGCGGCCGTGCTGAGGTCAGTCGAGCACCTCCGCCCGTGGAATCCGGTGGACCCCGACGGCTTCCACGAGCTGCTGCGGCGCCAGGGCCACGAGCTGCGGACGTTCCTGATCATCAACGAGGAGGACGGCGGCATCGTCGGCCGGGTCAACGTCGCCAACATCGTCCGCGCCCGCTTCCGCAACGCAGCCCTCGGGTACGACAGCTACCGGCCGTACAACGGCACCGGGCGGATGACCGAGGGGCTGCGGCTGGTCGTGGACCGCTGCTTCACCAGCTACCCGGACGGGCTCGGGCTGCACCGGCTGGAGATCAACGTCCAGCCGGACAACAGCCGTTCGGTGGCGATGGCCGAGCGGCTCGGCTTCCGCCACGAGGGCTTCTCCCCGCGGATGCTCTTCATCAACGACGCCTGGCGCGATCACGAGCGCTTCGCGCTCACGGCCGAGGAGTGGCCGGGTCTCGACGGTCCGGCGCAGGCGGCTCCGCGGCCAGCAGACTCCTGA
- a CDS encoding DUF402 domain-containing protein encodes MTTALTPDAATTVRLVKAGREKVRYLATVLYDDGVRVTVRAPWSLPDVRDFGFVRFEPGDVFTEHYWRDRWYSLKEVVDARGVPKGWYCDITRPAAVAADGLTVEDLDLDLWVSADGADVLRLDEDEFADSGLAARDPAAAARAVAALDDLEAVARGAGLRSLLAAEPPAPDRRDPATPRP; translated from the coding sequence ATGACCACTGCGCTCACCCCCGACGCCGCCACCACCGTCCGACTGGTCAAGGCGGGCCGCGAGAAGGTCCGCTACCTGGCGACCGTGCTGTACGACGACGGCGTCCGTGTGACCGTACGCGCCCCCTGGTCGCTGCCGGACGTACGGGACTTCGGCTTCGTCCGCTTCGAGCCGGGCGATGTGTTCACCGAGCACTACTGGCGCGACCGCTGGTACTCCCTCAAGGAGGTGGTCGACGCGCGCGGTGTCCCCAAGGGCTGGTACTGCGACATCACCCGGCCCGCGGCCGTCGCCGCCGACGGTCTGACCGTGGAGGACCTGGACCTCGACCTGTGGGTGTCCGCCGACGGCGCCGACGTACTGCGGCTGGACGAGGACGAGTTCGCCGACAGCGGGCTGGCCGCGCGGGACCCGGCGGCCGCCGCGCGGGCGGTGGCGGCGCTCGACGACCTGGAGGCGGTCGCCCGCGGCGCCGGGCTCAGGAGTCTGCTGGCCGCGGAGCCGCCTGCGCCGGACCGTCGAGACCCGGCCACTCCTCGGCCGTGA
- the proS gene encoding proline--tRNA ligase yields MAKAPVLTPQADDFPRWYQDLINKAELADNGPVRGTMVIRPYGYGLWERMQQDMDARIKSVGAQNAYFPLFIPQSYLTREAEHVEGFAPELAVVTHGGGKELEEPIVVRPTSETIINEYFSKWVQSYRDLPLLINQWANVVRWELRPRLFLRTTEFLWQEGHTAHATQEDAREFASRIQRDVYADFMEKVLAMDVVLGRKTPKERFAGAINTLTLEGMMGDGKALQLGTSHELGQNFAKAFHTQYLSKDGAQEYVWQTSWGSTTRMIGALVMMHGDDNGLRVPPRLAHVQVVVLAIKDDEAVVAKVREIGDRLREAGLRVVVDDRTDTPFGRRAVDWELKGVPLRVEIGPRDLEAGTAMLARRIPGGKAPVALDSLVSLLPGVLDEDQETLLRQSRERRASRTVDVATIGEAAEAAATGWARIPWADLGAEGEAKLAEQGVSVRCLVAEDGSVPVSDDAPGTLAIVARAY; encoded by the coding sequence ATGGCAAAGGCTCCCGTTCTCACCCCCCAGGCGGACGACTTCCCGCGCTGGTACCAGGACTTGATCAACAAGGCCGAGCTGGCCGACAACGGCCCCGTGCGCGGCACCATGGTCATCAGGCCGTACGGCTACGGCCTGTGGGAGCGGATGCAGCAGGACATGGACGCGCGGATCAAGTCGGTCGGCGCGCAGAACGCGTACTTCCCGCTCTTCATCCCGCAGTCCTACCTGACCCGGGAGGCCGAGCACGTCGAGGGCTTCGCGCCGGAGCTGGCCGTGGTCACGCACGGCGGCGGCAAGGAGCTGGAGGAGCCGATCGTCGTACGGCCGACCTCCGAGACGATCATCAACGAGTACTTCTCCAAGTGGGTGCAGAGCTACCGCGATCTGCCGCTGCTGATCAACCAGTGGGCGAACGTGGTCCGCTGGGAGCTGCGGCCGCGGCTGTTCCTGCGCACCACGGAGTTCCTGTGGCAGGAGGGGCACACCGCGCACGCGACGCAGGAGGACGCGCGCGAGTTCGCCTCCCGTATCCAGCGCGACGTCTACGCCGACTTCATGGAGAAGGTCCTGGCGATGGACGTGGTGCTGGGCCGCAAGACGCCGAAGGAGCGTTTCGCCGGGGCGATCAACACGCTCACCCTCGAAGGGATGATGGGCGACGGCAAGGCGCTCCAGCTCGGCACGAGCCATGAGCTGGGGCAGAACTTCGCGAAGGCGTTCCACACGCAGTACCTGTCCAAGGACGGCGCCCAGGAGTACGTCTGGCAGACCTCCTGGGGCAGCACCACCCGGATGATCGGCGCCCTGGTGATGATGCACGGCGACGACAACGGGCTGCGGGTGCCGCCGCGGCTGGCGCACGTCCAGGTCGTCGTGCTGGCGATCAAGGACGACGAGGCCGTCGTCGCGAAGGTGCGCGAGATCGGCGACCGGCTGCGCGAGGCCGGCCTGCGGGTGGTCGTGGACGACCGCACGGACACCCCCTTCGGCCGCCGCGCGGTGGACTGGGAGCTCAAGGGAGTGCCGCTGCGGGTGGAGATCGGGCCGCGCGACCTGGAGGCCGGCACCGCGATGCTGGCCCGCCGGATTCCCGGCGGCAAGGCGCCGGTCGCCCTGGACAGCCTGGTATCGCTGCTGCCCGGAGTGCTTGACGAGGACCAGGAGACACTGCTGCGGCAGTCCCGGGAACGCCGGGCGTCTCGCACTGTGGACGTCGCGACCATCGGCGAGGCGGCCGAGGCCGCGGCCACCGGCTGGGCTCGTATCCCGTGGGCCGACCTCGGCGCCGAGGGCGAGGCAAAGCTCGCCGAGCAGGGCGTTTCCGTCCGCTGCCTGGTCGCGGAGGACGGTTCCGTACCGGTCTCCGACGACGCTCCGGGCACCCTGGCGATCGTCGCGAGGGCCTACTAG
- the rpsP gene encoding 30S ribosomal protein S16 gives MAVKIKLKRLGKIRSPHYRIVVADSRTRRDGRAIEEIGLYHPVQNPSRIEVDSERAQYWLSVGAQPTEPVLAILKLTGDWQKHKGLEAPAPLLVAEPKADKRVLFEAAAKDSVESKGEAITPKAKKSDKKADDAEATAPADSTEA, from the coding sequence GTGGCAGTCAAGATCAAGCTGAAGCGTCTGGGCAAGATCCGTTCGCCTCACTACCGCATCGTCGTCGCCGACTCCCGTACCCGCCGTGACGGCCGGGCCATCGAGGAGATCGGCCTGTACCACCCGGTGCAGAACCCGTCGCGCATCGAGGTCGACTCGGAGCGCGCGCAGTACTGGCTCTCCGTCGGCGCGCAGCCGACCGAGCCCGTGCTCGCCATCCTCAAGCTCACCGGTGACTGGCAGAAGCACAAGGGCCTTGAGGCCCCGGCTCCGCTGCTGGTCGCCGAGCCCAAGGCCGACAAGCGCGTCCTGTTCGAGGCCGCCGCCAAGGACTCGGTGGAGTCGAAGGGTGAGGCCATCACCCCCAAGGCGAAGAAGTCCGACAAGAAGGCCGATGACGCCGAGGCCACCGCCCCGGCCGACTCCACCGAGGCCTGA
- a CDS encoding RNA-binding protein, with translation MLEEALEHLVKGIVDNPDDVQVGMRTLRRGSVLEVRVHPDDLGKVIGRNGRTARALRTVVGALGGRGVRVDLVDVDQVH, from the coding sequence ATGCTCGAGGAGGCTCTTGAGCACCTCGTGAAAGGCATCGTCGACAACCCTGACGATGTGCAGGTCGGCATGCGCACCCTGCGGCGCGGCAGCGTGCTGGAGGTCCGGGTGCACCCCGACGACCTCGGCAAGGTGATCGGCCGCAACGGCCGTACCGCCCGCGCGCTGCGTACCGTCGTGGGAGCACTCGGCGGCCGCGGTGTCCGCGTCGACCTCGTGGACGTGGACCAGGTCCACTGA
- the rimM gene encoding ribosome maturation factor RimM (Essential for efficient processing of 16S rRNA) has translation MQLVVGRIGRAHGIKGEVSVEVRTDEPELRLAPGVVLATDPASTGPLTIATGRVHSGRLMLRFEGVSDRTGAEALRNTLLIAEVDPTQTPEDPEEFYDHQLIDLDVVTVDGREVGRIAEITHLPYQDLLVVRRPDGGEVLIPFVGEIVPEIDLEEQRAVIDPPPGLLDEGGSPGADAEPGADSDAEPGASADAESGAGADAESGADSGSAGSGDGV, from the coding sequence ATGCAGCTGGTAGTCGGCAGGATCGGCCGCGCCCACGGCATCAAGGGCGAGGTCAGCGTCGAGGTGCGCACGGACGAGCCGGAGCTGCGGCTCGCCCCCGGCGTCGTGCTCGCCACCGACCCGGCGTCGACGGGTCCGCTGACCATCGCCACCGGCCGGGTGCACAGCGGCCGGCTGATGCTGCGGTTCGAGGGCGTCAGCGACCGCACCGGCGCCGAGGCGCTGCGCAACACGCTGCTGATCGCCGAGGTCGACCCGACGCAGACCCCGGAGGACCCCGAGGAGTTCTACGACCATCAGCTGATCGACCTCGACGTGGTCACGGTCGACGGACGCGAGGTCGGGCGGATCGCCGAGATCACCCATCTGCCGTACCAGGACCTGCTGGTCGTACGGCGGCCGGACGGCGGCGAGGTGCTGATCCCGTTCGTCGGCGAGATCGTGCCGGAGATCGACCTGGAGGAGCAGCGGGCGGTGATCGACCCGCCGCCGGGGCTGCTGGACGAGGGCGGGTCTCCGGGCGCGGACGCGGAGCCGGGCGCGGATTCTGACGCGGAGCCGGGTGCCAGTGCTGACGCCGAGTCGGGCGCCGGTGCTGACGCCGAGTCGGGTGCGGACAGCGGTTCCGCCGGGTCCGGGGACGGCGTCTGA
- the trmD gene encoding tRNA (guanosine(37)-N1)-methyltransferase TrmD, whose translation MRIDVVTIFPEYLDPLNVSLVGKARAAGRLDVHVHDLRAWAHDRHNTVDDTPYGGGPGMVMMTGPWGEALDQTLADGYEAGAGEPVLVVPTPSGRPFTQEVAVALSRRPWLIFTPARYEGIDSRLTAEYATRMPVHEVSIGDYVLAGGEAAVLVVTEAVARLLPGVLGNAQSHADDSFAPGPMANLLEGPVYTKPPRWRGRGIPEVLLSGHHGKIARWRRDEAFRRTVANRPDLIERCGPAAFDKKDREMLSILGWQPGPDGRFGRNPDAMEE comes from the coding sequence ATGCGGATCGACGTCGTCACGATCTTCCCCGAGTACCTCGACCCGCTGAACGTCTCGCTGGTCGGCAAGGCCCGCGCCGCCGGGCGGCTGGACGTGCACGTCCACGACCTGCGCGCGTGGGCCCACGACCGGCACAACACGGTGGACGACACGCCGTACGGCGGCGGCCCCGGCATGGTCATGATGACCGGACCGTGGGGGGAGGCACTGGACCAGACCCTCGCCGACGGCTACGAGGCCGGCGCGGGCGAACCGGTCCTCGTCGTCCCTACCCCCAGCGGCCGCCCCTTCACCCAGGAGGTGGCCGTCGCACTGTCCCGACGCCCCTGGCTGATCTTCACCCCGGCCCGCTACGAGGGCATCGACAGCCGGCTGACCGCCGAGTACGCGACCCGGATGCCGGTCCACGAGGTCTCCATCGGGGACTATGTGCTGGCCGGCGGCGAGGCCGCGGTACTGGTCGTCACCGAGGCCGTCGCCCGGCTGCTGCCCGGCGTGCTGGGCAACGCCCAGTCGCACGCCGACGACTCCTTCGCGCCCGGCCCGATGGCCAACCTGCTGGAAGGGCCCGTCTACACCAAGCCGCCGCGGTGGCGCGGCCGCGGCATCCCCGAGGTGCTGCTCAGCGGCCACCACGGGAAGATCGCCCGCTGGCGCCGCGACGAGGCCTTCCGCCGTACGGTCGCCAACCGGCCCGATCTGATCGAGCGCTGCGGCCCCGCCGCCTTCGACAAGAAGGACCGCGAGATGCTCAGCATCCTCGGCTGGCAGCCCGGACCCGACGGCCGATTTGGGCGGAACCCCGACGCCATGGAAGAATGA
- the rplS gene encoding 50S ribosomal protein L19: MANLIDSVNSASLRTDVPAFRPGDTINVHVRVIEGNRSRVQQFKGVVIRRQGSGISETFTVRKVSFSVGVERTFPVHTPIVEKIEVVTRGDVRRAKLYYLRELRGKAAKIKEKRD, translated from the coding sequence ATGGCCAATCTGATCGACAGCGTCAACAGTGCCTCACTGCGCACCGACGTGCCGGCCTTCCGCCCCGGCGACACCATCAACGTCCACGTGCGCGTCATCGAGGGCAACCGCTCCCGTGTGCAGCAGTTCAAGGGCGTTGTCATCCGCCGTCAGGGCTCGGGCATCAGCGAGACCTTCACGGTCCGCAAGGTCAGCTTCTCCGTCGGCGTCGAGCGCACCTTCCCGGTGCACACCCCGATCGTGGAGAAGATCGAGGTCGTGACCCGCGGTGACGTCCGTCGCGCCAAGCTGTACTACCTCCGTGAGCTGCGCGGCAAGGCCGCGAAGATCAAGGAGAAGCGGGACTGA